The Bacillus carboniphilus genome contains a region encoding:
- a CDS encoding transglutaminase TgpA family protein — protein sequence MKKQNVQFIILYSFAFLLLWEWLRPLESITETRHTFLFVIFLGLQFLFVYLKPKWYISLSVNVGFMFVVLQMLFYEGAFLGLEWIALFIQDVFSNLMYIVQFDFYSLTNSFRTLLFFILLWLLVYLVHYWLIQKQRIMFFVFLTFIYVTVLDTFTPFSGKTSIVRMVVIGFAMLSFVFFQRLQQKEMLERHFYLKWMIPLVVLIGTSTTVGMLAPKAEPIWPDPVAFIQTYGENGNGGVKKIGYSPDDSQLGGPFVKDDTEVFTVIDSEEHYWKIESKYVYTGKGWTGDEERSIPELTFTEEEFRLPNINNVFVSTTSHQAEMKVNESYPYNHIPYPIYLTSIESDADYYEMGVLKEYYEYVRVDDQKVTEFQLSYEYPKFNRKYLEAVTGEYEGTEVDYLQLPLSLPERVVDLAEELTKNEDNWYDKVRAIEQYLSSSEFEYNIEDVAIPSEDQDYVDQFLFDTKKGYCDNFSSSMVVLLRSIGIPARWTKGYTSGEIVEVLGDGTNKYQVTNNNAHSWVEVYFPDVGWVPFEPTKTFSDPIQFAYDIEETESTVQTDDSETENTPEKPDPLEKDLMEETSSSSSTGSKENSFEKMSNWLIQEKNGIWVSIVIILIGCFVYWTRYKWYQVIVLYKYRFSGSDSAFFKAYASLLKHYSHLGLPKKEGQTLRDYAKYIDEFYETHDMRKLTNSYEKVLYRNESAKEQWEKSKELWENLIKKKLS from the coding sequence ATGAAAAAACAAAACGTTCAATTTATCATTTTATATTCTTTTGCCTTCCTTTTATTATGGGAATGGTTGAGGCCCCTAGAGAGTATTACTGAAACAAGACATACGTTTCTTTTTGTCATTTTTTTAGGGTTGCAGTTTTTATTTGTTTACTTAAAGCCAAAATGGTATATCAGTCTTTCCGTAAATGTTGGCTTTATGTTCGTAGTGCTTCAAATGTTGTTTTATGAAGGTGCGTTTTTAGGACTTGAATGGATCGCGCTGTTTATTCAAGATGTGTTCAGTAACTTGATGTACATTGTTCAGTTTGATTTTTATAGCTTGACGAATTCTTTTCGCACCTTGTTGTTTTTTATTCTTTTATGGTTGCTTGTGTATCTCGTGCATTATTGGCTCATTCAAAAACAACGAATTATGTTTTTTGTTTTCCTGACGTTTATATATGTAACGGTGCTAGATACATTTACTCCATTTAGTGGAAAAACTTCAATCGTTCGCATGGTGGTTATCGGGTTTGCGATGCTCAGCTTTGTTTTTTTTCAACGACTTCAACAGAAAGAAATGCTAGAACGGCATTTTTACCTAAAGTGGATGATCCCCCTTGTCGTTTTAATTGGGACTTCAACGACGGTAGGAATGCTCGCTCCAAAAGCTGAACCGATTTGGCCAGACCCCGTCGCCTTTATTCAAACGTATGGAGAGAACGGGAACGGTGGTGTCAAAAAAATCGGGTATAGTCCGGATGACAGTCAGCTTGGTGGCCCCTTTGTCAAAGATGATACAGAAGTGTTTACGGTGATTGATTCTGAGGAACATTATTGGAAAATTGAATCGAAATACGTTTACACTGGAAAAGGATGGACAGGTGATGAAGAAAGGTCAATACCTGAGCTCACTTTTACAGAGGAAGAGTTCCGTTTACCCAATATAAATAATGTTTTTGTATCCACTACTTCACATCAAGCGGAAATGAAGGTGAATGAATCTTACCCTTATAACCATATTCCTTATCCAATCTATTTAACGTCTATAGAGAGTGATGCAGATTATTATGAAATGGGAGTATTAAAGGAATATTACGAATATGTAAGAGTGGATGATCAAAAAGTAACTGAGTTTCAATTGTCATATGAATATCCAAAATTTAACCGAAAGTATTTAGAGGCGGTGACAGGTGAATACGAAGGGACAGAAGTAGACTACTTACAATTGCCATTGTCGTTACCCGAAAGAGTTGTTGACTTAGCTGAGGAATTAACGAAAAATGAAGACAACTGGTATGATAAAGTTCGAGCAATTGAACAGTATCTTTCTTCTAGTGAATTTGAATACAATATAGAGGATGTAGCCATTCCTTCAGAAGATCAAGATTATGTTGACCAATTTCTCTTTGACACGAAAAAAGGTTATTGTGATAATTTTTCCTCTTCTATGGTCGTTTTGTTAAGATCAATTGGTATTCCAGCTAGATGGACAAAAGGTTACACGAGTGGTGAAATTGTTGAGGTTTTAGGAGATGGAACAAACAAGTATCAGGTCACCAATAATAATGCTCATTCATGGGTAGAAGTGTATTTCCCTGACGTAGGGTGGGTCCCTTTTGAACCGACAAAAACGTTTTCTGATCCTATACAATTTGCTTATGATATTGAAGAGACCGAATCGACCGTCCAAACGGATGATTCTGAAACTGAGAATACACCAGAAAAGCCAGATCCATTGGAGAAAGATCTTATGGAGGAAACCTCATCATCTAGTTCTACAGGCTCTAAAGAAAATTCTTTTGAGAAAATGTCCAACTGGTTGATTCAAGAGAAAAATGGAATATGGGTTTCTATTGTAATCATCTTAATCGGTTGTTTTGTCTATTGGACCCGGTATAAATGGTATCAGGTCATTGTTCTCTATAAATATCGCTTTAGCGGAAGTGATTCAGCCTTCTTTAAAGCTTATGCTTCTCTTTTAAAACACTATAGTCATCTAGGTTTGCCAAAGAAAGAAGGGCAAACATTAAGAGACTATGCAAAGTATATCGATGAGTTTTACGAGACCCATGATATGAGAAAGTTAACGAATAGCTATGAAAAAGTACTCTATCGAAATGAAAGTGCGAAAGAACAGTGGGAGAAGTCGAAAGAATTATGGGAAAATTTAATTAAAAAGAAACTATCTTGA
- a CDS encoding creatininase family protein, which yields MLSYKNSTKIIEESGVDTAIISVGATEQFGPYLPMHLDTLIAEKFAEAFGDVLNAYVLPTLPFNTSEEHASYKGTITVSPNVLTGMLEEMIVNLSKQGFKKFVLCNGHGGAYWEAAFVKHLNYKYPEMILITGHRHQAWEDALKETGIEGLKERHAGFLSVCTAMWLCPELVNVASMGSDIPIENNRFADYVSWDRLTKDGCWGKFEKGVYTEEQLAMIGKTFWTSFIEKRSERLKETLENAYQIKMC from the coding sequence ATGTTAAGTTATAAAAATTCAACAAAAATTATTGAGGAAAGTGGAGTAGACACGGCCATTATTTCTGTAGGTGCTACCGAACAGTTTGGTCCATACTTACCGATGCATTTGGATACATTGATAGCTGAAAAGTTCGCAGAAGCATTTGGGGATGTATTAAATGCTTATGTATTGCCAACTTTACCTTTTAACACTTCGGAAGAGCATGCAAGCTATAAAGGAACTATTACGGTAAGTCCTAATGTGTTAACTGGTATGTTGGAAGAAATGATCGTGAATCTATCAAAGCAAGGTTTTAAGAAATTCGTTTTATGTAATGGACATGGAGGAGCATATTGGGAGGCTGCATTTGTTAAACACTTGAACTACAAATACCCGGAAATGATCTTAATAACTGGACATCGTCATCAAGCATGGGAAGATGCTTTGAAAGAAACGGGGATTGAAGGGCTAAAAGAGAGGCATGCAGGTTTTTTATCCGTTTGTACTGCAATGTGGTTGTGTCCTGAATTAGTCAATGTTGCTTCAATGGGCTCTGATATACCAATAGAAAATAATAGATTTGCAGATTATGTTTCTTGGGATAGGCTAACAAAAGATGGTTGTTGGGGTAAGTTTGAAAAGGGTGTGTATACAGAAGAACAACTAGCTATGATTGGAAAAACATTTTGGACTTCGTTCATCGAAAAAAGAAGTGAGAGGTTGAAAGAGACTCTTGAAAATGCGTATCAAATAAAAATGTGTTGA
- a CDS encoding S66 family peptidase has product MIRYPILSNDATVGVTAPSSGVPVELHHLLHQAREKFQEQNVQVVFGETVWTQKKAKSADAKTRANEFNQMMQNDNVDVIIPPWGGELLIETLEYIDFENIKEKWIVGYSDTSLLLLAITLKTGIATAHGTNFVDLRGKETDPTTAMWKTVLSTEVGSSVVQYSSPFYQKEWKHGNPTPVVFNLTEKTEWKTISCKEQSLKGRLLGGCIDVIRHLAGTPFGNIQSFQQKYIHDEPIIWFFENCELSTTDLRRSLVQMKLAGWFDHCSGVLFGRSEANHSVGDYTVEDVYWDLSEELNVPIIYDIDCGHKPPQVTLINGAFAEVTVENGKGKVTQCFRS; this is encoded by the coding sequence ATGATTCGTTATCCAATTTTATCAAATGACGCAACAGTTGGTGTAACTGCACCATCGTCAGGTGTCCCGGTAGAACTTCATCATTTGTTACATCAAGCAAGGGAGAAATTTCAAGAACAAAACGTTCAAGTCGTTTTTGGGGAGACGGTATGGACTCAAAAGAAAGCAAAATCTGCGGATGCAAAAACAAGAGCAAATGAATTTAATCAAATGATGCAAAACGATAATGTTGACGTAATCATTCCTCCTTGGGGTGGAGAACTTTTAATTGAAACTTTAGAGTACATAGATTTTGAGAACATTAAGGAAAAGTGGATAGTAGGTTATTCCGATACAAGTCTTCTCCTGCTAGCAATTACTTTAAAGACTGGAATAGCAACAGCCCATGGAACGAATTTTGTTGACTTAAGGGGCAAAGAAACTGATCCGACGACAGCGATGTGGAAAACCGTTTTATCCACGGAAGTTGGTTCTTCTGTCGTTCAGTATTCCTCTCCTTTCTATCAAAAAGAATGGAAGCATGGGAATCCAACACCTGTTGTTTTCAATTTAACAGAAAAGACGGAATGGAAAACGATCTCTTGTAAAGAACAGTCTTTAAAAGGAAGATTGTTAGGAGGGTGTATCGATGTTATTCGTCATTTAGCAGGAACACCTTTCGGAAATATTCAATCCTTTCAACAAAAATATATTCATGATGAACCAATTATATGGTTCTTTGAAAATTGTGAGTTGTCGACAACAGATTTGAGACGTTCTTTAGTACAAATGAAATTAGCTGGCTGGTTTGATCATTGCTCAGGTGTTTTATTTGGTAGGAGTGAAGCCAATCATTCTGTAGGTGACTATACCGTAGAGGATGTTTATTGGGATCTGTCAGAAGAATTAAATGTTCCGATCATTTATGATATTGATTGTGGTCACAAGCCGCCACAAGTTACTTTGATCAATGGTGCATTTGCGGAGGTAACAGTTGAAAATGGAAAAGGAAAGGTCACTCAATGTTTTCGCTCATAA
- a CDS encoding NETI motif-containing protein — protein MTKKRTKEKFYVQDNETLSDCLKRMEEQGYVPVQRMEEPIFKEVDKNGHPDIQPCGRKVVFIGQKKTKDEH, from the coding sequence TTGACAAAAAAACGAACGAAGGAAAAGTTTTATGTCCAAGATAATGAAACGCTTTCAGATTGCTTAAAAAGAATGGAAGAACAAGGATATGTTCCTGTTCAAAGAATGGAAGAGCCGATCTTCAAAGAAGTAGATAAAAACGGTCATCCAGATATTCAACCGTGTGGAAGGAAAGTTGTATTTATAGGACAAAAGAAAACAAAAGACGAACATTAA
- the purE gene encoding 5-(carboxyamino)imidazole ribonucleotide mutase, with product MKPLVGVIMGSTSDWETMKYSCEVLDELDIPYEKRVVSAHRTPDLMFAYAEEAKERGINVIIAGAGGAAHLPGMVASKTTLPVIGVPVQSQTLNGLDSLLSIVQMPGGVPVATVAIGKAGSMNAGLLAAEILSLQSKNIHNKLVERKENIKQRVLESSDQLV from the coding sequence GTGAAACCATTAGTTGGCGTTATTATGGGGAGTACGTCAGATTGGGAAACCATGAAATATAGCTGTGAAGTGTTAGACGAACTCGATATTCCGTATGAGAAACGTGTTGTATCTGCGCACCGGACTCCTGATTTAATGTTTGCATATGCTGAGGAGGCAAAAGAAAGAGGGATAAACGTGATTATAGCAGGAGCAGGTGGAGCGGCTCATTTACCTGGAATGGTTGCTTCTAAAACGACCTTACCCGTTATTGGTGTACCTGTTCAATCACAGACGTTAAATGGTCTAGACTCCTTATTATCCATTGTACAAATGCCAGGGGGTGTACCTGTAGCAACAGTCGCTATTGGGAAAGCAGGATCCATGAATGCCGGTCTATTAGCAGCAGAAATTCTTTCGTTACAGTCGAAAAATATTCATAACAAGTTAGTAGAGAGAAAAGAGAATATTAAACAACGAGTATTAGAGAGTAGTGATCAGCTTGTTTAA
- the purK gene encoding 5-(carboxyamino)imidazole ribonucleotide synthase has protein sequence MISLFNQTISPGATIGIIGGGQLGRYMAIAARHLGYKVAVLDPTPDSPCAQVSDYEIIAPFDDQEAIERLASMSDVITYEFENIDAKRLNWLEENVYLPQGSDLLTKTQDRELEKKAIQEAGVSVAPYEIVKKPEDIEDILEKLEFPAVIKTCLGGYDGKGQIVIRSTEDVPHAKKLSSDTRCVVEKWIPFEKEISVIVTRSTTGEVTTFPIAENIHQENILHQSIVPARIAKDIKEKAKAMALKLADHFQLVGTLAVEMFVTKEGDVFVNELAPRPHNSGHYTLDLCKVSQFEQHIRSICGLPLGQTDLLSEGVMVNLIGDQIHLIEKDRGLLVDGKLYDYGKKEVKPKRKMGHVTFYSREHMEKIEKHPIWKKDEALI, from the coding sequence GTGATCAGCTTGTTTAATCAAACGATTTCACCAGGGGCAACAATCGGCATTATCGGCGGTGGGCAACTCGGTCGGTATATGGCTATTGCAGCTAGACATTTAGGTTATAAAGTAGCGGTATTAGACCCAACGCCTGATTCCCCATGTGCTCAGGTGAGTGACTATGAAATTATTGCGCCTTTTGATGATCAAGAAGCGATTGAGCGCTTGGCATCCATGAGTGATGTGATAACTTATGAGTTTGAAAATATTGATGCGAAAAGATTGAATTGGCTAGAGGAGAATGTTTATCTTCCTCAAGGAAGCGACTTGTTGACAAAGACGCAGGATCGAGAACTTGAGAAAAAAGCAATTCAAGAGGCAGGTGTGTCTGTAGCACCATATGAAATCGTAAAGAAACCTGAAGATATAGAAGACATCTTAGAAAAGCTAGAATTTCCTGCTGTTATTAAAACATGTCTTGGAGGATATGATGGCAAGGGGCAAATCGTTATTCGATCAACAGAAGACGTTCCACATGCCAAAAAGCTTAGCAGTGATACTAGGTGTGTTGTTGAAAAATGGATTCCGTTTGAAAAAGAAATTTCCGTTATTGTTACAAGAAGTACGACAGGTGAGGTGACTACCTTCCCGATAGCAGAGAACATTCATCAAGAGAATATTTTACACCAATCGATTGTTCCAGCAAGAATAGCAAAGGATATTAAAGAGAAGGCAAAAGCAATGGCACTGAAACTAGCCGATCATTTTCAGCTAGTTGGGACGCTGGCTGTCGAGATGTTTGTGACAAAAGAGGGAGACGTATTTGTAAATGAGTTAGCTCCTCGTCCGCATAATTCTGGGCATTACACGTTAGATTTATGCAAAGTATCTCAGTTTGAACAACACATTCGTTCCATATGTGGACTTCCGTTAGGACAGACGGACCTTCTAAGCGAAGGGGTAATGGTTAACCTTATTGGAGATCAAATCCATTTGATTGAAAAAGACAGGGGTCTTTTAGTGGATGGGAAACTATATGATTATGGAAAAAAAGAAGTAAAACCGAAGAGAAAGATGGGACATGTAACGTTTTATTCACGAGAACATATGGAAAAAATAGAAAAACATCCGATTTGGAAGAAAGATGAGGCGTTGATATGA